GGCGAAGACGTCTTCAGCCATCCCGATCGACGCAGTCAAGCGCATGCTTGGAACCCGTTCTGCGGGCATTGAGCAAGCTGATGCCGACAGCCCTCTGCTCGATGAGCACCACATCTGGCTCGGCGGACAGCCGTTCCGCAGCACGGCTGCAGCGGCAGCCCTCTTCTCCCAGATGAAGGAAGCCGCACAGCGCAGTTTCCTCGACCTCAGTGAAGCTGTCATCACAGTCCCTGCGAATGCGACCGGCGGGGCCCGATACCGCACACGTGCGGCTGCGCGATTGGCCGGCATCAATGTGAAATCCCTCCTCAACGAACCGACCGCGGCAGCGATCTCGTATGCGAATGAAATCGACATCGCGGGAAAGCTGCTGATATTCGACTGGGGCGGCGGAACTATCGATGTCACCTTGCTGGACTACGACGGCAAGTACTTCGAGGAGCTGTCTTCTCGAGGCGTCGCGGCACTCGGCGGTCTCGAATTCGATGAAGCGCTAGCTCGGATCGTCCTGGAGAAGCTGGGTGAGATCCCTGACAAGATGTCGCGTGATGATCGTGACAGATGGCGCAGACTTGTTGAGCTCACGAAGATCTCACTGTCGCGACGGAATGTTCCCGAAGTGCCTCTCGACATCCCAGCGCTTGGGAAGTCACTCAACATCTCCCGTGCCGAGTACACCGCGGCGGTGGCCCCGCTGATCGAGCGGGCAATGGAACCGCTGGCGCAGTGCCTGCAAGACACGGGTTTCACTCCAGCCGACGTGGACGCAGTCCTGATGATCGGCGGTACTTCCCAGATCCCCGAGGCCCGGGACGCGGTCGCGAGTATCTTCGGCTCTGACCGCATCATCCCGCCCGAGCTCTGCAACCCCATGACGGCTGTGGCCCGCGGCGCTGCCATCTACTCTGCTGCGCTTGATGATCCCGACCACAAGGACCGCTTCAGCCTGGTCACCAACTACGACCTCGGGACTGCCTTCGATGCCGGCCCGCGCAAGGGGTTTCAACCTGTGATCCGCCGGAACCGGACCCTCGCCGCAACCGGTGAGTGCCGCTTCCTTCCCTCGCGCCCCTTCGCTTCCTCTGTGACCGTAGAGATTGTCGAAGGCGAGAATGGATACCCGGCCGACAGCGACCGCGCCTTTCCTCTAGCCGGTCTGGAAGTGAGGCTTCCGAAGCCTGAGCAGGATCCCGAGCGGAATGCCCTGCTCGTCCGGTTCATCTACGATCACAGTGGAATCCTGACTGTGAAAGTGACGCATGAGTCGACTCGGCGTCTTCTTTTCAGTGGCGAGATCGACTCCTTCGGAAAGGATGGAACTCCACTTCAAGAAGGGTTGCAGGGCGAGCTGGTCCGACTTCTTTCCCTTACGGGTGCTCCACTGATGGAGCAGGGTGAGCAGCCTAAAGAGCCGAACGGTGCGAAAAGGCAGGAAGACCGCCCCCGCCTAGACTCAGGACTGACCGTTAACGGCGTTCCTCAAGCGGCGGTTTGACCCGCATCGGTGGGAACGCTCTCCGACCCCCTCGGAGGTGCGATTGCGACAGTCAGCTGATCTTGGAGCGGTGCTGGGTGAAGAGATCGTGGCGCTGGTGGTCGTCTTGGCCGACGAAGGCCTTGAACTCGCCGATGCTGTACGCGGCGGCTCCGTTGGAGCGCGTCACCGTCGTCATCTCGAAGTCGTGCTTGAGGTGGTTGAGGTGCCGCTCCACCGTCGGCTGGTCCATGGCCGTGCCCGCCGCCGCGAGCTTGGCGATGATCTGGTCGACTGAGAGTGCCCGCGTGCTGCTGCGCAGCAGCTTGTAAACAGGGTCAGTGACGACATCTGCGGTCTCGACTAGGTCGTGGGGCTCGCCGACCTTGTTCAGCGCGTTCCTGATCGAGTCGCCGAGCGCCTTGGCGACGGGCGGGGGGAACGCGTTGCCGATCTGTCGGTACACGCTGGTCTTCCGGCCATGGAACCGCCAGCGGAAGTCGTCCTCGTCGGCGTTCACCTCGCTGTCCGCGTCCTGCCAGCCCTGGATGCGGGCAACCATTGCCGTGGTCAGCTTCGGACGCGGGCTGCCCTCGATGACAGGGGGACCGTCTGCCGAGGGCGCCTGGTCGGCCACGCCCATCGCGTCGACGCCCTTTTGCGCCCACGCTCGCTTAGCACGCGTCGGGCCGAGGTCGGCGCCTCCGTGCTTCTTCGACCCGCCGACAATGGTGGGCGCGATACCGGAGGCATTTTCAGCCCATTCGTGGGCGCCCGACCAGCCGTTCTTCGCCATGAGGTCTACCAGGAGCTCGCCAACGGATTTGGCGCTCCCGGGCTTGCGCTCCGGCCACACGAAGTAGGGGGCGAACTCCTCCTGGAGCGCAACCAGCACGAAGCGCGGACGCAACTGGGAGACGCCGAAGTCGTCCGCCTGGAGGAGCTGCCACTCTGCGATGTAACCGGAATCCTTGAGCCGGTCGAGGACGTGCTGGCGGTAGCCAGCGAAGCGGTTGGCGCTGAGGCCGCGCACGTTCTCCAGCAGCAGGGCCTTGGGACGCACCTTGCCGCATAGCTCGACGGCCCAGGCGAAGAGATCGCGCTCATCGCTTGAGCCCAGCTGCTTGCCGGCGATGCTGAAGGGGGGGCAGGGCACTCCGCCGGCGAGGAGGTCGAGGTCCTCCGCATCGACAACCGGGTTCCAGACAGCAGGGTCCGCGACGTCGCCAACCTTTACGGAGTCGCGCGCTTCTTCCTCGCTATACCCGAGGAACTCCACAAGGTTGCGGCGCAGAGTCTCAGCAGCCTTGTCGTCGAGCTCGATGGCGAGGCGGTGGCGGAAACCCGCCCGCTCCAGCCCGAGGGTCTGGCCGCCCGCGCCAGCGCAGATCTCAATGACCTTAAGCGGCTTCTCAGGCTCGACGGCCGACATAGCGATCTCCCTCCAGGCACGCCAGGATCTCCAGCGCAGAAGCGGCGGTGCTTCCGCAACCACCCAAGTGAACACATAGGCATCCGGCAGCACAGGCTCCGCGCCAGCACCATAGTCGCAGGTGGCGGCCGACGGGCGCCTATCAGCCTCTCTAAACCGGACAAGAGTGGGGAGTCTACGCGGCGCCAGTGACAGCTTCCATCATGATCATTCGACGCGGAGGGCGTCTTCAATGCTGGTCAGGAGTCCAGCGCCTTGAGAACTTCCTCTTGCGCCGCTGCAGGGAGGCGGCGGTAGGCGTTCCAGGCCCGCTCGAGCGCTGTCGAGCCTCGGCGCCCCCGCTCGGCCCATCGGGCCAGCCGCCGCTGATCTGCCGGGTCCAGGTTCTTGATCTCCGTGAGGGCTTCATCGGCGCGTGTCGCCTGACCGCCGCCGCCAGCACGGCAACGCTTGCACTCCGTGACCAGGAGATCCTCCTCGCGGCCGTCGAGCAGAACAGAGGTACGCCGGGTGACCGAAAGCACGGCCGTCTGGTTTGAGTCATCCAGATAAGGCTCTGCGCTGCCGATACCGCACACCGTGCACATGTAGCCGTCGCGGGCAAGTACGGCCTGGGCCTGCTTGGCCGTGATCGTCTTCTCGGGTGCAGCTGCTCGGCGGGCGGCCGGGTCCCACACTGCGACCCCGGCCTCCACGAACCGCTGGTCCTCGGCCATGAGCCTGGCGTCTTCGGTGTTCGTGTGGATGACCCACCCGTAGGACCGGAGGTCGCGGAGTCGACGGTCCGCCTGCGAGACGCCGGGGAACGCGCTGCGGAGCTGCTCCTTGGTGAAGGTGTTGCCCTCACCGATCTCCTGGACGAGCCACAGCGCGCCCCTGATCATGGTTCCACCCTTGAAGGACGGGTCGTTCCAGGCGGGGAGGGTCACGTCTGCTCCGTTTCTCAAGTCGTCAGACGTGCAAGTCTGGGTGATCACCAGCCCGTTGTCAGTGGCTCCTGCCATTATTCCTGACGAGCGTGTACGGCTGCTTACCCACCTAGGAGAGGTCTGGCTATGGCTGTGAAGTTCGGTGTTCCGCCCGAGGGCGAGCGGATCCGGTCCATGGTCGAGGAGCGGCTGAAGCAGGCCATGGCCGAGGACAGCGCCAAGGTCACCGTGGAGTGGCGCGGTGAGCAGAAGCACCTGAGCGTGATCTCCATGCCGGTGGACCTCCTCTACTTCAACCCCGACACCCACCGCATCCGCGCGCAGCGCACGCTGGACCCCGAGCAGAACCGGGTGCTCGAAGAGGAGCCCTGGAGTGAGCCTGCGCAGGACTACCTCGCCCTCCTCCTCAGCCGGAACCCTGCGAATCCGACGCAGACGGACCCCGACTTCACTGCGCTGCAGGACGAGCTGGACGACTTCGGGCAGAAGGAGCCCGGCATCATCAGTCCCAACGGCATCCTCGTCGACGGGAACACCCGCTGCGCGGCCCTCCGCAAGATCGGGGTCAAGGACATCCGCGTGGGGGTCCTGCCTGCGGACACGTCGCGGCGGGATATCAACAACGTCGAGCTCGCCCTCCAGCTGCGGAAGGACAAGCGGCGCGAGTACTCCTACATCAACCGCCTGATCGCGATCGAGGAGGAGCTGGCCAACGGGCGGCGGCCGGAGGACGTGGCTCGGGACTTCAACATCAAGACCACGACGCTCCGCCAGGACCGGTGGGTCTACCAGCTGGTCAACGACGCCATCGACCGCAGCAAGGACCCCGCCAGTGGCGTCGGGCTGCGACTGGTCGACTTCGAGGACCACCAGGAGAAGCTCCGCGAACTGCAGCGCGACTACACCAAGCTCGCGAAGACGGACCCGGACGCAGCCGAGCAGCTGAAGGAGTCCCGGCTTGCGATGGTCGTCCTGAACTATCCAAAGACTTCGGTCCGCCTCGCTGAAGCCGACTTCCACAGTCGCTTCCTCGACGAGCGGCTGCCGGACGACCTCCGGCCTGCCGTGCAGGAGTCCGCCGCGGTGTCCATCCCCGGCCTGCCGGGCGTCGCGGTCCAGGACGGCACGGCGGTGGTGAAGGCGACGCGGGCCCTCACCGACGACCTGCTGAGGGCCAAGGCTGCGACCCTCGCCGGCGACAAGCTCACCCCCTCGGAAGTGACACAGGCCGCTGCGAAGATCAAGTCAGCCCGCGGCACGTTCGACGTCGCTGTGAAGATGGCCGGCCAGAACGCGCAACTGCAGAAGCGGAAGATCGCGGTGCCCGAGCGCCTGACGGACGCCGCCGACTACGTGAACCAGTGCGCGGCGGAGTTCGCCGAGGCGAAGGCGAAGCGCGCCCTCGACGAGGACTCGTTCGACGACGCTCTGCTCACCCTCCGGGCGAGCCTCGCGCGCCTGGCCAAGCAGGCGGGCCGCACGTTCAGCTCGCCGGGTGACGGCGTCGAGTGGCTGCTCAACGCCACCCGGGAGAGCTGATGGGACTGCCCGCCTCCGCGGCGAGCCTCGAGATCGGCTTCGGCGACAGCGTGGCGACGGCTCGCTTGAGGGCCGGCGCCGGGTGCGAGGCAGACCTGCGCCGTCTTGCCCTGCGCTTCCGCAGCAGCGTGCAGCGCTCTCCCGCGAGCATGGAAGTCGACCTCGACGACCTCCTGACGAACCTCGTGGCGCTTGCGGCATGGCCTGCGCAGTCCAGCGTCGCCTGGGACCCGCAACTGGCCGCGCTTGCGACGGACTCCGCAGCAGATGCCCAGACGGTGTCCGACCGCCTCGACCCGGCGGCCGGAGGAGCCAGGGAGGTGCAGGAGGACGAGGTTGCCGGCCTGCTCGGCCCTGGGTGGATTGCCGGCCTCACCTCCTTCCAGCGCCGTGACATCGCCAAGCTCCTCTCGCTGCGCCACGGGGCCAACTTCTCCGTTCCGGGGGCAGGCAAGACGCGCGTCGGTCTCGCTGTGTTCCAGGCGCTGCGCACGACCAAGGGCGTCGAGCGCCTGCTGATCGTCGGTCCGAAGTCCTGCTACGAGTCGTGGCAGTACGAGAACGCGCTGTGCCTCAGCGAGCCGCTGCGCATGGAGGTGCTGTCCCGGGAGGCCGATCCGGCAGCCGATGTGATCATCGTGAACTACGAGCGCCTCAGCCAGTCCGTCGAGGAGTTCGGCCAGTGGCTGAGCGCCCGTCCCTCCATGCTCCTCCTCGACGAGGCGCACCGGATGAAGCTCGGCGCCGAGGGGAAGTACGGGGCAGCCTGCCTCGCCCTCGGCCCGCGGGCCCGCCACCGGTTGATCCTGACCGGTACCCCGGCTCCCAACGGGGTCAAGGACATCGAGAACCTCTTCGGCTTCGTGTGGCCCGGGTACGGGCGCCAGAAGGTGACGCAGGCCGTGGCTGGCGGCGACCTCGCCAAGGCCAGCCAGGTGCTGCGCCCGCTGTTCACCCGCACGACCAAGCACGAACTGGGGCTGCCCCCGGTGACGACGACCCTCCGCACCCTTCCGATGCCCCCTCTGCACCAGGAGGTGTACGCAGCCCTCATCGGCCGGTTCTCAGCCCGGGCCGCCGGATCGGAAGGCGACTTCCAGGCCCTCGGCAAGATCATCGTCTACATGCTGATGGCGGCCACCAGCCCCGCCCTGCTCGCTGTCGGCACAACCCGCTACGAACCGCTGAACTACCAGGTCCCGCCCCTGGCCGTGCCCGAGGGCAGCCCGCTCTTCGACCTCATGCGGGACCTCCCCAGCTACGAGATGTCCCCGAAGTACCGCGAGGTCCTGGCCATCGTTGCGAAGAACGCGGCCCAGGGCCGCAAGACCCTGGTGTGGTCCACGTTCATCCGCAGCCTGAACACCCTCGAGAGAGTCCTCAGGGAGTTCCGGCCGGCCATGGTCCACGGAGGGACAGAAGACCGCGAAGCCGAGATCGAGCGCTTCCGGAAAGACCCCGACTGCATGGTGCTGCTGTCGAACCCGGCCACGCTCGGCGAGGGCATCAGCCTGCACCACGACTGCCACGACGCGGTCTACGTCGACCGCGACTTCGCGGCCGG
This genomic interval from Streptomyces sp. NBC_00464 contains the following:
- a CDS encoding Hsp70 family protein, whose protein sequence is MTFGIDFGTSNSVVARSDGLSSEIVAVDGGNVPAQWRLPEFEDLFPSVLGIRELQRTLCFGWTAKTSSAIPIDAVKRMLGTRSAGIEQADADSPLLDEHHIWLGGQPFRSTAAAAALFSQMKEAAQRSFLDLSEAVITVPANATGGARYRTRAAARLAGINVKSLLNEPTAAAISYANEIDIAGKLLIFDWGGGTIDVTLLDYDGKYFEELSSRGVAALGGLEFDEALARIVLEKLGEIPDKMSRDDRDRWRRLVELTKISLSRRNVPEVPLDIPALGKSLNISRAEYTAAVAPLIERAMEPLAQCLQDTGFTPADVDAVLMIGGTSQIPEARDAVASIFGSDRIIPPELCNPMTAVARGAAIYSAALDDPDHKDRFSLVTNYDLGTAFDAGPRKGFQPVIRRNRTLAATGECRFLPSRPFASSVTVEIVEGENGYPADSDRAFPLAGLEVRLPKPEQDPERNALLVRFIYDHSGILTVKVTHESTRRLLFSGEIDSFGKDGTPLQEGLQGELVRLLSLTGAPLMEQGEQPKEPNGAKRQEDRPRLDSGLTVNGVPQAAV
- a CDS encoding DNA cytosine methyltransferase, with translation MSAVEPEKPLKVIEICAGAGGQTLGLERAGFRHRLAIELDDKAAETLRRNLVEFLGYSEEEARDSVKVGDVADPAVWNPVVDAEDLDLLAGGVPCPPFSIAGKQLGSSDERDLFAWAVELCGKVRPKALLLENVRGLSANRFAGYRQHVLDRLKDSGYIAEWQLLQADDFGVSQLRPRFVLVALQEEFAPYFVWPERKPGSAKSVGELLVDLMAKNGWSGAHEWAENASGIAPTIVGGSKKHGGADLGPTRAKRAWAQKGVDAMGVADQAPSADGPPVIEGSPRPKLTTAMVARIQGWQDADSEVNADEDDFRWRFHGRKTSVYRQIGNAFPPPVAKALGDSIRNALNKVGEPHDLVETADVVTDPVYKLLRSSTRALSVDQIIAKLAAAGTAMDQPTVERHLNHLKHDFEMTTVTRSNGAAAYSIGEFKAFVGQDDHQRHDLFTQHRSKIS
- a CDS encoding ParB/RepB/Spo0J family partition protein, giving the protein MAVKFGVPPEGERIRSMVEERLKQAMAEDSAKVTVEWRGEQKHLSVISMPVDLLYFNPDTHRIRAQRTLDPEQNRVLEEEPWSEPAQDYLALLLSRNPANPTQTDPDFTALQDELDDFGQKEPGIISPNGILVDGNTRCAALRKIGVKDIRVGVLPADTSRRDINNVELALQLRKDKRREYSYINRLIAIEEELANGRRPEDVARDFNIKTTTLRQDRWVYQLVNDAIDRSKDPASGVGLRLVDFEDHQEKLRELQRDYTKLAKTDPDAAEQLKESRLAMVVLNYPKTSVRLAEADFHSRFLDERLPDDLRPAVQESAAVSIPGLPGVAVQDGTAVVKATRALTDDLLRAKAATLAGDKLTPSEVTQAAAKIKSARGTFDVAVKMAGQNAQLQKRKIAVPERLTDAADYVNQCAAEFAEAKAKRALDEDSFDDALLTLRASLARLAKQAGRTFSSPGDGVEWLLNATRES
- a CDS encoding DEAD/DEAH box helicase produces the protein MGLPASAASLEIGFGDSVATARLRAGAGCEADLRRLALRFRSSVQRSPASMEVDLDDLLTNLVALAAWPAQSSVAWDPQLAALATDSAADAQTVSDRLDPAAGGAREVQEDEVAGLLGPGWIAGLTSFQRRDIAKLLSLRHGANFSVPGAGKTRVGLAVFQALRTTKGVERLLIVGPKSCYESWQYENALCLSEPLRMEVLSREADPAADVIIVNYERLSQSVEEFGQWLSARPSMLLLDEAHRMKLGAEGKYGAACLALGPRARHRLILTGTPAPNGVKDIENLFGFVWPGYGRQKVTQAVAGGDLAKASQVLRPLFTRTTKHELGLPPVTTTLRTLPMPPLHQEVYAALIGRFSARAAGSEGDFQALGKIIVYMLMAATSPALLAVGTTRYEPLNYQVPPLAVPEGSPLFDLMRDLPSYEMSPKYREVLAIVAKNAAQGRKTLVWSTFIRSLNTLERVLREFRPAMVHGGTEDREAEIERFRKDPDCMVLLSNPATLGEGISLHHDCHDAVYVDRDFAAGRFLQSLDRIHRLGLAPEAETRITVLASEGSIDEIVEQRLSDKLLFMGRILDDPAVQELADLDEEPAVGGGLDQKDLQALMGHLRARPA